In one window of Paraflavitalea soli DNA:
- a CDS encoding family 43 glycosylhydrolase: MVLRSIVCLCTALLLGTAVLAQSNNKGPSKKAAHEAPYEAYLFAYFTGNDKSEEQIRFALSKDGYHYQALNGDQPIIASSAISSTGGVRDPHILRGADNKTFYLVATDMVSAKGWNSNRAMVLLKSTDLIHWTSAVVNIQQRFAGHDSLLRVWAPQTIYDAATDRYLIYFSMKHGHDPDKIYYAYANKDFTDLATEPTQLFVEPGNGACIDGDIVHKDGKYYLFFKTEGARTAGLKVAVSDKLTAGYVLRDEYIQQTTDPVEGAGVFKLNNSNDYILMYDVYTKGKYQFTKTSDLEHFKIVDEGVTMNFHPRHGTIISITAAEADRLNAQWGSVRLQGAHNPVLDGKYADPDILYSEKTKKYYIYPTSDGFTGWSGTYFKTFSSTDLVQWKDEGVILDLPRDVRWGNRNAWAPTITEKKINGQYKYFYYFTAAQKIGVAVSDAPTGPFVDAGKPLIDQRPEGVKGGQQIDPDVFTDPKTGKSYLYWGNGYMAGAELNEDMVSIKPGTTQILTPDGSFREGTHVLYRKGVYYFLWSENDTRDADYRVRYGRSDAPLGKITVPANNLVIAKDTAQGIYATGHNSTIQVPGKDEWYIVYHRFSYPNGINLGKAAGYNREVCIDKMEFNPDGSIRQVQPTHKGVRLKSPARKPAARPGGAGDSKQ, translated from the coding sequence GCCTACCTCTTTGCTTATTTTACAGGCAATGACAAAAGCGAAGAACAGATCCGCTTTGCGCTCAGCAAAGACGGTTATCACTACCAGGCGCTGAATGGTGATCAACCGATCATCGCTTCCTCTGCTATTAGTTCTACCGGCGGTGTCCGTGATCCGCATATACTGCGTGGGGCGGATAACAAAACTTTTTACCTGGTTGCTACGGATATGGTTTCGGCCAAAGGCTGGAACTCCAACCGGGCCATGGTATTGCTCAAATCGACGGACCTCATTCACTGGACCTCGGCGGTAGTAAATATCCAACAACGATTTGCCGGCCATGACAGCCTGCTGCGCGTATGGGCGCCGCAAACCATTTATGATGCAGCAACGGACCGATACCTGATCTATTTTTCCATGAAACACGGGCATGATCCGGATAAGATCTATTATGCCTATGCCAATAAAGACTTTACAGACCTCGCCACGGAACCAACGCAATTGTTTGTGGAGCCGGGCAACGGGGCTTGTATCGATGGCGACATTGTGCACAAAGACGGTAAGTATTACCTGTTCTTTAAGACGGAGGGAGCCCGTACGGCGGGCCTGAAGGTGGCTGTGTCTGACAAACTCACAGCAGGTTATGTGCTGCGTGATGAATATATACAGCAAACGACGGACCCGGTGGAAGGGGCCGGTGTGTTCAAACTCAACAACAGCAACGATTATATTTTGATGTACGATGTGTACACGAAAGGAAAATACCAGTTTACGAAAACGAGTGACCTGGAACATTTCAAGATAGTAGATGAAGGAGTAACGATGAATTTCCATCCGCGCCACGGTACGATTATCTCGATTACTGCTGCCGAGGCGGACCGGCTGAACGCCCAATGGGGCAGTGTGCGCCTCCAGGGTGCGCACAACCCGGTACTGGATGGCAAGTATGCTGATCCGGATATCCTGTATTCGGAAAAGACAAAGAAGTATTATATCTATCCCACCAGTGATGGTTTTACAGGCTGGTCGGGCACTTATTTCAAAACCTTTTCTTCAACGGACCTGGTACAATGGAAAGACGAAGGGGTGATCCTTGACCTGCCCAGGGATGTACGGTGGGGCAACAGGAATGCCTGGGCACCCACGATCACGGAAAAAAAGATCAACGGCCAGTATAAATACTTTTATTATTTCACGGCGGCACAGAAAATAGGGGTGGCGGTGAGTGATGCTCCCACGGGGCCTTTTGTGGATGCGGGCAAACCGCTTATTGACCAGCGCCCGGAAGGGGTGAAGGGCGGCCAGCAGATAGATCCGGATGTGTTTACAGATCCAAAGACAGGCAAGTCGTACCTGTACTGGGGCAATGGCTATATGGCGGGGGCAGAACTGAATGAGGATATGGTTTCCATAAAACCGGGGACTACTCAAATACTGACACCGGACGGCAGCTTCCGGGAAGGGACGCATGTGCTGTACCGAAAGGGCGTCTATTATTTCCTATGGTCGGAAAATGATACGCGTGATGCTGATTACCGGGTGCGGTATGGCAGGTCGGATGCCCCGCTTGGGAAAATCACTGTACCGGCCAATAACCTGGTGATCGCCAAAGATACGGCGCAGGGTATTTATGCTACGGGGCACAATTCTACGATCCAGGTGCCTGGCAAAGATGAGTGGTATATTGTGTATCACCGGTTCTCCTATCCCAATGGCATCAACCTGGGCAAAGCGGCGGGGTACAACCGGGAGGTATGTATTGATAAAATGGAATTTAACCCTGATGGGAGCATCAGGCAGGTACAACCAACGCATAAAGGTGTAAGGCTCAAAAGCCCGGCAAGAAAACCCGCTGCACGACCAGGTGGTGCAGGTGATAGCAAGCAATAA